The Nitrospira sp. genome contains a region encoding:
- a CDS encoding methylated-DNA--[protein]-cysteine S-methyltransferase produces MLRAMIFRSSWGWMGIAESQKGIQAIVLPKRSKRAVESDLRAQSDGPLQQEASTRLEAARRQLLDYIEGKRDTFDVPLDLSQGTSFQRQVWRALQRVPYGKLRSYQWIAARVGGRHYARAVGNAVGANPLPIVIPCHRIVAHDASLGGFSGGLSMKRKLLSLEGTLAQLQGG; encoded by the coding sequence ATGTTGCGTGCGATGATCTTTCGTTCATCATGGGGTTGGATGGGCATAGCGGAATCCCAGAAAGGGATTCAAGCGATTGTGTTGCCGAAACGCTCAAAGCGGGCTGTCGAGTCCGATCTCAGAGCACAGTCCGACGGGCCGTTGCAGCAAGAAGCATCGACACGACTGGAGGCAGCGCGCCGGCAGCTGCTCGACTATATAGAGGGGAAACGGGATACCTTTGATGTGCCGCTCGATCTGTCGCAGGGAACATCGTTTCAACGACAAGTATGGCGGGCGCTACAACGGGTGCCGTACGGGAAGCTTCGATCGTATCAGTGGATCGCGGCGCGCGTAGGGGGACGGCACTATGCCCGCGCGGTCGGTAATGCGGTCGGCGCGAATCCGTTGCCGATCGTCATCCCCTGTCACCGGATTGTCGCCCACGATGCCTCACTGGGCGGCTTCTCGGGAGGACTCTCCATGAAACGCAAATTGCTGTCCCTCGAAGGGACATTGGCGCAGTTGCAGGGAGGATGA
- a CDS encoding D-tyrosyl-tRNA(Tyr) deacylase — translation MRAVIQRVTHASVEVDGNIVGRIQNGLMVLLGVAKGDDESDAGYLIDKIRSLRIFADEQGKMNRSLTDVGGAVLLVSQFTLLGRTSNGRRPSFDEAAPSEQAKQLYERVAAGLRTAGTPVETGVFAAHMQVALVNDGPVTFVVDSRERNSLSLKV, via the coding sequence ATGAGAGCGGTCATTCAGCGCGTCACGCATGCGTCGGTGGAGGTCGATGGGAACATCGTCGGCCGGATCCAAAACGGCTTGATGGTGTTGTTGGGAGTGGCGAAAGGCGATGACGAGTCGGACGCAGGGTATCTGATCGACAAAATCAGGAGCCTGCGAATTTTCGCTGATGAGCAGGGAAAGATGAATCGATCACTGACGGACGTGGGCGGGGCTGTCTTGTTGGTCTCCCAGTTCACCCTGCTGGGCCGAACCTCGAACGGCCGCCGGCCCAGTTTCGACGAGGCCGCGCCTTCTGAACAGGCCAAGCAGCTCTACGAACGAGTCGCGGCCGGCTTGCGAACAGCCGGTACGCCGGTTGAAACGGGAGTCTTCGCGGCGCATATGCAGGTGGCGTTGGTCAACGACGGACCTGTGACATTTGTGGTGGACAGTCGAGAGCGGAACTCACTCTCACTCAAGGTCTGA
- a CDS encoding isoaspartyl peptidase/L-asparaginase, producing MTSPQTACLRAALQVGYHVLDRGGSALVAVEQTIRVLERSGLFNAGKGSRLQLDGVRRMDASIMEGDHLRAGAVASIEGVVHPITAARLVIDETDHVLLVGPLATKFAEHFKIERHRTRATPRRLAYGAMLKLKKSSRKQHGTVGAVALDRTGTVAAGASTGGIDLMLPGRVGDTPMIGCGVYADNEAGAVSMTGLGEGIIRLAVAKEMCTRLGHGKTPAAAARLVLKKLVARINGSAGTLVLKPNGQFAIMHVTPYMAAGWWDGKRIPTVRDRF from the coding sequence ATGACCTCACCACAAACCGCTTGCCTGCGTGCCGCATTGCAGGTCGGCTACCATGTGCTGGATCGCGGTGGTTCGGCGCTCGTGGCCGTCGAGCAGACCATTCGCGTTCTCGAGCGTAGCGGTCTTTTCAACGCGGGAAAGGGATCACGACTGCAGCTGGACGGTGTGCGGCGGATGGATGCATCCATCATGGAAGGGGATCATCTGCGCGCAGGAGCGGTGGCATCCATTGAAGGAGTCGTCCATCCGATCACCGCCGCCCGACTTGTAATAGATGAGACGGATCACGTGCTGCTTGTGGGCCCATTGGCGACGAAGTTCGCCGAGCATTTCAAGATAGAGCGTCACCGGACTCGGGCGACGCCCCGCCGTCTCGCCTATGGCGCGATGCTGAAGCTGAAGAAATCCTCGCGGAAACAGCATGGAACGGTCGGTGCGGTCGCACTCGATCGAACGGGGACGGTCGCTGCCGGTGCGTCGACCGGCGGAATCGATCTCATGTTGCCCGGACGAGTGGGGGATACACCCATGATCGGGTGCGGGGTGTATGCTGACAATGAAGCCGGCGCTGTGTCGATGACGGGATTGGGCGAGGGCATCATTCGTCTGGCCGTCGCCAAAGAGATGTGCACTCGTTTAGGTCATGGAAAGACACCGGCGGCCGCAGCACGACTTGTATTGAAGAAGCTGGTCGCTCGGATCAATGGCTCTGCGGGGACCTTAGTCTTGAAGCCGAATGGACAATTCGCCATCATGCATGTGACACCGTATATGGCGGCGGGATGGTGGGATGGTAAGCGAATACCGACCGTGAGGGACAGATTTTGA
- a CDS encoding VOC family protein, which produces MSNSVFHLAFPIHDVDATHRFYVDGLGCTVGRRSKHAVTLGLAGHQLVAHVVPDQSTKQKGIYPRHFGLVFLSLDEWQALADRAKAKGLAFYQQPRVRFPGTRIEHRTFFLEDPSHNLLEFKHYTNESAIFGEQDYSQVGDEREI; this is translated from the coding sequence ATGAGCAATAGCGTGTTTCATCTCGCCTTTCCGATCCACGACGTGGACGCCACGCACCGGTTTTATGTGGACGGTCTCGGCTGTACCGTCGGGCGGCGATCGAAGCATGCCGTCACGCTTGGTCTAGCCGGTCATCAACTTGTCGCGCATGTCGTGCCGGATCAATCCACGAAACAGAAAGGAATCTATCCCCGTCATTTCGGGTTGGTGTTTCTCTCCTTGGATGAGTGGCAGGCGCTGGCCGATCGGGCCAAGGCGAAGGGCCTTGCGTTCTACCAGCAACCGCGCGTGCGATTCCCCGGGACGCGCATCGAGCACCGCACGTTCTTTCTCGAAGACCCTTCGCATAATCTGCTCGAATTCAAACACTACACCAACGAATCGGCCATCTTCGGCGAACAAGATTACAGTCAGGTGGGTGACGAGAGGGAAATCTAA
- the mtgA gene encoding monofunctional biosynthetic peptidoglycan transglycosylase, whose amino-acid sequence MDSRRKPRRSPVFLRHYTYDPPPPKSTGRRTVARVLLWTTLLAGIPLGLLALSWLVTFPDVDLLVRTNPISTALMERRLASATQQGRTGRREWTWVPLSRISPELQRAVIAAEDAAFFDHEGFDWDGIRDAALYNLEAGEIKRGGSTITQQLAKNLYLSSERSLFRKAREALITRSLEHRLTKGRILELYLNVAEWGRGVYGAEAAARHHFAKSASDLTADEAAWLAAILPSPQRYDPIRKTNALTRRHQRILRWMDQVSVSSHKRAQ is encoded by the coding sequence ATGGACTCAAGACGGAAACCAAGGCGCAGTCCTGTCTTTCTGCGTCACTACACATACGATCCTCCCCCACCCAAGTCAACCGGCCGTCGAACCGTGGCACGCGTTCTCCTATGGACCACGTTACTGGCGGGCATACCTTTGGGCCTCCTGGCATTGAGCTGGCTCGTAACCTTTCCCGATGTAGATTTGCTTGTGCGAACCAATCCGATCTCGACGGCCCTCATGGAACGTCGTCTGGCAAGCGCAACACAACAGGGGCGCACCGGCCGGCGGGAATGGACCTGGGTGCCGCTGAGCCGAATCTCGCCTGAGCTACAACGTGCCGTGATCGCCGCCGAAGACGCCGCATTCTTCGACCATGAAGGGTTTGATTGGGACGGCATTCGCGATGCCGCGCTGTATAACCTGGAAGCAGGAGAGATAAAACGGGGTGGGAGCACCATTACCCAGCAACTTGCAAAAAATCTCTACCTGTCGTCTGAGCGCTCGCTGTTCCGCAAAGCTCGCGAGGCGTTGATCACTCGATCACTGGAACACCGGTTGACGAAGGGGCGTATCCTTGAACTGTACTTGAATGTGGCGGAGTGGGGGCGCGGCGTGTACGGCGCCGAGGCCGCCGCTCGTCATCATTTTGCGAAATCGGCCTCGGACCTCACCGCCGACGAAGCGGCCTGGTTGGCGGCCATTCTCCCCAGTCCTCAACGATACGACCCCATCAGAAAAACCAATGCGCTGACGCGCCGGCACCAGCGCATTCTTCGCTGGATGGATCAAGTCTCCGTTTCCTCTCACAAACGTGCCCAGTAA
- a CDS encoding YihA family ribosome biogenesis GTP-binding protein: protein MKIFAAEFIKSCVSPEQFPSGDLHEVAFVGRSNVGKSSLINSLLNRRDMAKVSRTPGKTRAVNVFLISTSDPGMSRFYLVDLPGYGFARVSKSVRTQWGPLIEDYLIGRTSLLEVVLLVDSRVVTDQDRQTIAWLRSIRRNPLVVATKIDKLRPSERVRTLRQAHRVLGLAEGEMLIPYSSVTGDGRDRVWGAIRDAAGRLRADAT, encoded by the coding sequence ATGAAAATCTTCGCGGCTGAGTTTATCAAAAGTTGCGTATCCCCAGAACAATTTCCTTCCGGGGACCTCCATGAAGTTGCCTTTGTGGGACGTTCCAATGTGGGAAAATCGTCGTTAATCAATTCGTTGCTCAATCGTCGGGACATGGCGAAAGTCAGCCGGACGCCGGGAAAAACGAGAGCCGTCAACGTATTTCTGATTTCAACCTCTGATCCCGGCATGTCGCGCTTCTACCTCGTGGACTTACCCGGCTATGGGTTTGCCAGAGTGTCGAAGTCCGTCCGAACCCAATGGGGCCCGTTGATTGAAGACTATCTCATCGGTCGAACCTCCCTGCTGGAGGTCGTCTTGTTGGTGGACAGCAGGGTCGTGACCGACCAGGATCGCCAGACCATCGCATGGCTCCGATCCATCCGCCGGAATCCGCTCGTCGTTGCGACCAAGATCGACAAACTGAGGCCCAGCGAACGGGTGCGTACCCTGAGGCAGGCGCATCGGGTCCTCGGACTGGCCGAGGGAGAAATGTTGATTCCTTATTCGTCGGTAACCGGAGACGGACGGGATCGAGTGTGGGGAGCGATACGTGACGCAGCCGGAAGACTTCGCGCTGATGCCACTTGA
- a CDS encoding peptidyl-prolyl cis-trans isomerase, whose protein sequence is MKLASLRSDWLIRFKLPLALLVVSTWPAAYSAAHLQDRIVAIVNSELIMLSDVTREFGTEKERLSREHRGNDLAQRLKTAEYMTLTKLIERRLQLQEAKTRKIEVSDLELKQALEQVKHENRTLDTANSMNVRDVRDQLILMKVIDQHIRGNIMVGDSEIRRYYQEHRERFAYPQEYHLSQIIIRPRSADGLADALTKARRAMDDLKHGEKFEDVAMQYSDGANALQGGRLGLVRHGELLPVIEQAIAHLVPGGISDIIESPEGIQIIRLDDKKPKEFRKYEDVWREIQSLVYQKKSDDMYQSWLVDLKNKAYIEIKFDQAADKPQPQPVSSIP, encoded by the coding sequence ATGAAACTCGCCTCGCTCCGATCAGATTGGCTGATCCGATTCAAATTGCCGTTGGCCTTGTTGGTGGTGTCGACCTGGCCTGCAGCCTATTCAGCCGCTCATTTGCAGGATCGCATCGTGGCCATCGTGAATTCCGAATTGATCATGTTGTCGGATGTCACGCGAGAGTTCGGAACGGAGAAGGAGCGTCTTTCCCGCGAGCACCGTGGAAACGATCTCGCCCAGCGATTGAAGACAGCGGAATACATGACATTGACGAAGCTGATCGAGCGGAGGCTCCAACTGCAAGAAGCCAAGACCAGAAAGATCGAGGTGTCCGATCTCGAACTCAAGCAGGCCCTTGAGCAGGTGAAGCATGAAAACCGCACTCTCGATACCGCCAATTCGATGAACGTGCGGGACGTTCGTGATCAGCTGATCCTCATGAAAGTGATAGACCAGCACATTCGCGGCAACATTATGGTCGGAGACTCTGAAATTAGGCGGTACTACCAGGAACATCGCGAGCGATTCGCCTATCCCCAGGAATACCATCTAAGCCAGATCATCATCAGGCCGCGTTCCGCCGACGGACTGGCGGACGCCCTGACCAAGGCCCGGCGCGCCATGGACGACCTGAAGCACGGCGAGAAATTCGAAGATGTCGCCATGCAGTATTCCGACGGCGCCAATGCCCTGCAAGGCGGACGCCTCGGATTGGTCCGGCACGGAGAACTCCTACCGGTGATTGAACAGGCGATCGCCCACTTGGTGCCGGGGGGGATCTCCGACATTATTGAGAGCCCCGAGGGAATCCAAATCATCCGTCTGGATGACAAGAAACCCAAAGAGTTTCGTAAGTACGAGGATGTATGGCGCGAAATTCAGTCGTTGGTCTATCAGAAGAAGAGCGATGACATGTATCAATCCTGGCTGGTCGATTTAAAGAACAAAGCCTACATCGAGATCAAGTTTGACCAAGCCGCCGACAAACCTCAGCCGCAGCCGGTCAGCTCGATTCCTTAA
- a CDS encoding peptidylprolyl isomerase — MMPFRFPILGSTYRLCFLLVSLLAGWGPVLSGCAERQEEPVVALVNGRAITQTEFDLRWGELSQATRSRYEKEGGKRRFLDELITRELLMQEARRRGLDQNDAIRDKTQRYKEQLILDELLKDKLQSKVELTQGELASYYESHASELLDPLKANVSLMLLPNVYAARDLEAQVNRGGSFAKFAQRYSIDEKTKAKGGDLGPYRKGLVPSEVDSVIHTLKLGMVSAPIKAENGYYLVMLSPLDETIIQADLATQERLRQELLADKRRKRFDEVIADIRTNAAVRFAEASRYITEDTGKR; from the coding sequence ATGATGCCTTTCCGGTTCCCCATCCTCGGCAGCACATATCGCCTGTGTTTCCTTCTTGTTAGCCTATTGGCCGGGTGGGGTCCGGTGTTGTCGGGCTGCGCGGAGCGGCAGGAAGAGCCGGTTGTCGCTCTGGTCAATGGGCGAGCCATCACTCAAACCGAATTTGACCTGCGCTGGGGCGAACTCTCCCAGGCCACGCGTTCGCGCTACGAAAAGGAAGGCGGCAAGCGAAGGTTCCTGGATGAACTCATCACCCGAGAGCTGCTGATGCAGGAAGCCCGCCGTCGCGGACTTGATCAGAACGATGCCATACGGGACAAAACCCAGCGATATAAAGAACAGTTGATCCTTGACGAGCTCTTGAAGGACAAACTCCAATCCAAGGTCGAGCTCACACAGGGGGAACTCGCCTCCTACTACGAGAGCCATGCAAGCGAGCTGTTGGATCCTTTAAAAGCCAACGTCTCGCTGATGCTGCTGCCCAATGTGTATGCAGCCAGAGACCTCGAGGCGCAGGTCAATCGCGGTGGAAGCTTTGCGAAGTTCGCGCAGCGGTACTCGATCGATGAGAAGACAAAAGCAAAAGGGGGCGACCTCGGGCCGTACCGAAAGGGGCTGGTGCCTTCCGAAGTTGATTCCGTCATCCATACGCTCAAACTGGGGATGGTCAGTGCGCCCATTAAGGCTGAGAACGGCTATTATTTGGTCATGCTGAGCCCTCTTGACGAGACAATTATCCAGGCCGACCTGGCGACGCAGGAACGGCTTCGGCAAGAGTTACTGGCCGATAAGCGCCGCAAACGGTTCGATGAAGTCATAGCCGATATCCGGACCAACGCCGCTGTTCGCTTCGCCGAGGCTTCCCGCTATATCACCGAGGACACCGGGAAACGCTAG